In the genome of Arachis stenosperma cultivar V10309 chromosome 6, arast.V10309.gnm1.PFL2, whole genome shotgun sequence, the window atttaagcgtttatataattttttaaataataaaattaaattttcttttcttacttatACATACGAACAGATTGATTGGACAAAACTTTTTCATactaaaaatacataaaattaatggcaattttttaaatgaagatgacaaaaacatttttttatgaatatacagtgtgatttatttatttagtcgCACTTTAAACAAAGACAACACttttataaatatcaaaatCTAACAATACAATTCAttatcccaaaaaaaaaaatatttttacataaagacaattataaaattttcatattattgtttttttttggtgactatttTCATATTATTGTATCcaccaaaattaaattctaaaagtaattgataaaaaacataaaatatgtAAATATCAGTTCTCTCTTGGATTTTTCGATGGTAACTTTGCTCATTATTTATGAGCTTCgcttaaattaaatattagttTTTTTCTACTTAGGATCATGATAGAGCAAACATAATAGTAACACTCTCCTCGATGTTTATCAACCTAAGAACATTGTCCTGACTGTAAATTGCTCAGCTCTCTCTTCTTTTCGTATTCGTTTGCGACGTGACATGGGGATTGAGCCTCTTTCCTCCACACCATTCAATTTCAGTGGATTCCAAGGCGGTTATGATTCTGTTAATATCCATGAAGAGAAGTTTGTGTTACAAAAGAAGCAAGGTTTCTCAGCAGTAATGGAATTAGATAGAGGAGATAATCTGTTCAAACATCAGCAGCATCATCAACACAAGCATGATCATGATGATGAAGATATCAAAGTTGGTGACATGATCCTACAAGGTGTCATCAATTTTGACCCTGCTTATGATAGTCTCCAACCAATTTCACAAGAGTTTCAAGAAACAATAGAACTCAAGAATATTCATCAGATACCGTCGTCTTTGACAATAGCATCATTGGAGCTCTTGAGAAACTATGGAAGCAAGTTCAAGAAGCTAACCGGGGAAAACATAAGCGACAACTTCAGCAGCGACAACATCGAGAGTAGTGCTTGTTCGGAGAATCAAAGATTGTCAACTGAAGAAATCATGAGAGTTGCAGGGGCAAGGTATGTGCATTACTCTGCACACTGGAACGATGATTTCTGCATCCCCATGCACCCTTATGGATTGGATCTTGGAAACTTGTCGGAAGAAGAGAACAGAGATGTGGAGCTTGCTCAGTTTCTTCTTGCAGCTGCAGAGAGAGTAGGGTGCCGGCAATTCGAACGTGCCAGCCGCTTACTCCTCCATTGTCAATGGAATTCAGATGTCATCGCAAACGCTGCTCAGAGAGTTATCTTTCACTTCGCCGAAGCGCTTCGCGAAAGGATCAACAAAGAAACCGGAAGGGTAATGGAAGTTGTAATGTCATCATACTATGATActcagaatcagaatcagaatcagaatAAGAATGAAGAAACTGAAATGATTCGAAAGATGAGTGTGAATGAGTCTCTTAAGTGCCATCAGAAACTGCCTTTCAATCAAGTAATGCAATTCCCTGGTGTACAAGCTATGGTGGAGAATCTTGCTTTCGAGACCAAGATACACCTGATAGATCTTCAAATCAGAAGCGGAGTGCAGTGTACGGCTCTGATGCAAGCGATGGCGGAGCGGAAAGAGTGTTGTGTGGAGTCTTTTAAGGTAACCGCCATTGGAACTTGcgcagagaagaagaaaatagaaggtACAGGACAAAGGTTAACGAGTTTTGCTGAGTCACTGAACTTGCCGTTTTCATATAAGGCGATTATCGTGACAGATTTGGCAGAAATCAAGTTGGATGATTTCGACGTCGACGACGATGAAGGCGTTGCTGTGTACTCTGCGTATTTTCTTAGGACTCTGGTTTCAAGGCCTAATTGCTTGGAAAATTTGATGCTGGTTATAAGGAATATAAAACCGTCAATTATGATAGTGCTGGAGATAGACTCAAATCATAACTCGCCTTCTTTTGTGAACCGATTCATCGATGCTTTGTTCTACTTTTCAGCATTCATGGATTGTCTTGAAACGTGCCTGAAAGAAGATAGCGAGTGCAGAATGGCGGTGGAAGCAGTGTGTGCCGCGGGGATAAGAAACATTGTTGCTGCTGAAGGCAAAGAAAGGACAGTTAGGAATGTGAAGTTAGATGTTTGGAGAAGGTTCTTCGCGAGGTATAAAATGGTGGAAACAGGGTTCAGTGAATCGTCGCTTTACCAAGCTAACTTGGTTGCTAAGGAGTTTACTTTTGGTAAGTTCTGCAGCGTCGACAAAAATGGTAAGAGTCTACTTGTTTCATGGAAGGGAGCTCCAATGCATTCACTCTCAGCTTGGAAGTTTGTATGATCAAAATAATTGGAAAACTTACAATAAAAACTAACACGTGCTTGTCTTTGAGCAAAATAGTCATATAATTCTTCTTAACTATTAACTTTATTTGAAGACATTTGCAGGTGAGTTTCTAtcgaaatttaattttgattacagatattaactttttttttcacgTATAAATTACATATCGGTCCCGCATCACCTTTATATCAATAATCATCTAGTTGAGCAATTAAACAAAACTCAATGCACTAGTAATGTGCATGTTCCTTCAAATTCACGCGTCCATGCTTTGTTCAATTTTTGTATTGTGTGGACTTCTTTACTTCTATGGCATGCTGGTCCCAATTTGTCCCTCTTGAATTTTGATCTTAAAGTTTCATATCTCATACTAATTATAAGCATTTTTGTTGATTCAATTCTTTTATATGTGAGGAactaaactaattttttttaattaaaaggtATCAGATCCTGAATAAGAGAAGAAATGAGAACAGAAGTGAGAgagaaggataaaaagaagagttTAATTAGTTATGATTGTGATTCAACAGTTATAAAGTTGTtattatacttatatttatagTAGATGAGTTTAGTAACTACTAACTATTAGCTTAACTAATCTCTAGCTGCTTAACAGTCTCAAAGAACCTTACAACTCCTAACACCCTCCTCAAACTTAGGATCTAACAATCAGTAATCCTGAATTTCTGCGAAAACTATTGAACAATTTGGAGGCCACGATCTTTGTAAAGATGTCTGCCATTTAAACACTTTTTTGGAACATGTTTGATAATGATGCCCCCTTTGACAACATGATCTCGAACAAAACTCAAATTCATAGCAAAATgcttggattttgaatgaaaaattGGGTTGGCAGCAAGTTGAACGGCTCCAAGATTGTCACAGTAGAGAAGAGGAAGACTTCGAAGAGGTGTTCATAGCTCATTCAAGATATTCTTGAGCCATGTTGTTTCAGGAATTAGTGTAGTAATCTCCGATACTCTGCCTCGGTTCTAGACCGAGATACAACATGTTGTTTCTTGGAGGACCACGCCATTAAATTAGCCCCATAGAACACACAGTAGCTGTTTGTAGACATACGGTCATCTGGATCACTTTCCTAGTTGCTGTTAGTATAACCAATCACTCTAGTATCCTGCAATGGAGATATGTGTAAACCATAGGATGCAGTCACACTTAGGTACCTCAAAACCCGCTTGATCACCTTCCTATGTGAATCAAGAGGTTCGTTGCTACGTGAACTGGCATACTTGATTCACCACATAGGCTATCTCGAGTC includes:
- the LOC130935865 gene encoding DELLA protein RGL1-like, whose product is MGIEPLSSTPFNFSGFQGGYDSVNIHEEKFVLQKKQGFSAVMELDRGDNLFKHQQHHQHKHDHDDEDIKVGDMILQGVINFDPAYDSLQPISQEFQETIELKNIHQIPSSLTIASLELLRNYGSKFKKLTGENISDNFSSDNIESSACSENQRLSTEEIMRVAGARYVHYSAHWNDDFCIPMHPYGLDLGNLSEEENRDVELAQFLLAAAERVGCRQFERASRLLLHCQWNSDVIANAAQRVIFHFAEALRERINKETGRVMEVVMSSYYDTQNQNQNQNKNEETEMIRKMSVNESLKCHQKLPFNQVMQFPGVQAMVENLAFETKIHLIDLQIRSGVQCTALMQAMAERKECCVESFKVTAIGTCAEKKKIEGTGQRLTSFAESLNLPFSYKAIIVTDLAEIKLDDFDVDDDEGVAVYSAYFLRTLVSRPNCLENLMLVIRNIKPSIMIVLEIDSNHNSPSFVNRFIDALFYFSAFMDCLETCLKEDSECRMAVEAVCAAGIRNIVAAEGKERTVRNVKLDVWRRFFARYKMVETGFSESSLYQANLVAKEFTFGKFCSVDKNGKSLLVSWKGAPMHSLSAWKFV